The window GGTTACCACAAGCGAATCGCCGAGATTTGCCGCGAGTACGGCGTCCTCTTCATCGCCGACGAGGTGATGAGCGGGATGGGCCGCTGCGGGGCCCCGCTCGCCGTGCGCCTGGGGGGGGACGTGACGCCCGACCTCGTGGTGCTGGGCAAGGGCCTGGCCGCCGGGTACGCGCCGCTGGCGGGCCTCGCCGCGAGTGCCCGGGTCTACGACACCGTGATGAACGGTTCGGGGGGCTTCAAGCACGGCTTCACCTACGCGGGCCACCCGGTCAGTGTGGCGGCAGGCCTGGCCGTCCTGGACGTCGTGGAGCGGGAGGGCCTGACAGAGCGGGCGCGGGTGCAGGGAGAGCGGCTACTGGCGGGGCTGCGGGAGTTGCGGGAGAAGTACCCCGTTGTGCTGGAGGCGCGCGGGCAGGGCCTGCTGCTGGGCCTGGTCCTGGGCGACCCGACGACAGGGGCAGCCTTCGGGACCCCGGGCGTGGCCGACCGCGTGGCAAAGGCTGCCCTGAGCCGGGGCCTGATCACCTACCCCGGCACGGGCGCCGTGGACGGCACGCGCGGCGACCACCTCCTCCTCGGCCCCCCCCTGACGATCACGGACGCCGAGTTGGGGGAGATGCTGGCGGCGCTGGACGGGGCACTGGAGGCGGCGACACGGGAGCAGGTGGGGACGGCCTGACGGGATGACAGGACGGGGAACCGCCCCGGTCCTCCAGAATTCTGGACAAACTCCCACACGGCAGGGAGAGGCGCCCCTCCGCCTCTGAACTGTGAGAGGACAGGTGTTGGAGGACAGGCTTGGCCTGCCACCCCTCTCCCCGCCTCCCCTGCAAACGCTTGCTGCGAAAGGAGAACTTGGGCGACACAGCCTTTTCGTCGCCCGGCACGAGGGCGAGCTCCACTCGCCACCCTCTCTGCAAGCAGCTCGCCGAGTCCCAACCTCCCCCACACGGGGAGGGGAGGAACAGTGCCGAGGCTTTTGCTTTTCAAAACCGTCTATTGCGGGCAGCCCATCCCCACAAGGGAACTTGCACTCGCACCGCCTTCACCACGCCTTGCTCGCGCAGCGAGACGGTGGGCCCGCGGCTCAGGAAGCAGCAAGATCAAACCTTGCGCGTTAAGGAAGACGACCACGGGCGCGGCGGGCCGAGCCCCTTGCCGAGCGCAGCGGAAAGCTCCCCTGCCCCCTCCGGGGGTAGGAGCTGGGGGTGGGGGCAAACCGCAGCAAGATGCCCTGCCCGCCGAAGCTGTACCCCTCCACCTCCGAGTAAGGGAGTTAGTCCTCCCCCTCCACCTCAACCGCAGCCCTTCCCCCCGTCCCTCCCCCCAAACCGGCGTAATTTGAGACCCGTGAACCCGTCCGACCTCTGGAAACTGGCCTGGAAAGGCCTGACCCGCCGCCCGGTACGAACCCTCCTCACCGCCCTGGGCATCACCGTCGCCGTGGCGAGCATGGTGGTCTTCCTGTCCCTGGGCGAGGGCATCCGTAAGGTCTTCACGGCCGAACTCGGCGGCATCGGCCCCGACGTGCAGGTGAGCCTGAGCGGCCTGACCCAGGGCTTCGCGCCGCAGCCGAACCTGCCGCAGTCGGTGGTGGGCGACCTCCAGAAGCTGTCGGGCGAGCTGGGCATCACCTCGGTCACGCCCGTGGTGATGACGGTGCGCGGCAGCCTGGACGTGACGCAGAGCGCGGTGCTGTATGGCCTGCCCGCGGCGCAGGGGGTGGGGGCGGTATTCCCGAACACGCCGGCGGCGCGGGGCCGCAGCCTGACCCCGGCAGACGAGGGCCAGGGGGTCGCGGTGGTCGGGGCGAAGGCGGCGCAGAACCTCCACCTGGGGCTGGGCTCGGTCCTGAACCTCAACCGCCGCAGCCGGGTGAAGGTGGTGGGGGTCCTGGCCCCGAAGTCGGGCCTGGTGGACAGCTTCATCTTCCTGCCGCTCACGACGCTGCAACGGGCGGAGGGGGCACAGGGGCGGGTGTCACTCGTGGCCCTGAAGCTGGCGAACCCGCGAAATGCCCGGCTCGTCGCGGACACGGTCTCGAAACGGCTGAATGTGGAGGCGCAGACGCAGTCGGACTTCCTGTCCTTCGTGGACCGGGCCTTGCGGATCAGCGACGCGGTGCGCTTCGGCATCTCGCTGATCGCCCTGATCGTGGGGGGGCTGGCGGTGGCGAACACGGTGATGATGGGCGTGTTCGAGCGCACCCGCGAGTTCGGGACCCTGCGGGCCATCGGGGCGCGGCCCGGCTTCGTGCGGGGGCTGGTGCTGAGTGAAAGCCTGCTGCTGGCACTCGCGGGCGGCGTGGGCGGGCTGATCCTGGGGTTGGGGGGAATCGCGGCGGTGAACGCCTACACCCAGCAGCTCGCGGGGATCGACGCGGCGGCGCTGACGCCCCGGCTGACCCTGCTCGCGCTGGGGATCAGCCTGCTGCTGGGGCTGCTCTCGGGCCTGCTCCCGGCCCGGGCGGCGAGCCGACTGGGGATCACCGACGCGTTGGGGCGCGTGTGATGACGGGTTCCTGCGTCCTGCGGGTCGAGGGCCTCTCGCGCATCTACCCCAGCGGGGAGGGCACCGTCACGGCGCTCGCGCCCTTCACCCACGCCTTTCCGCCGGGGATGACGGCGGTGGTCGGCCCCAGCGGCAGCGGTAAGAGCACGCTGCTCAACCTGCTCGCGGGCTTCGACACGCCGACCACGGGCCGCGTGTGGGTGGACGGCACCGACCTGCACGCGCTGCCCGAGGCGGGGCGGGCGGACTTCCGGCTGGCGAACTACGGGTTCGTGTTCCAGAGCCACAACCTCGTGACCATCCTGACCGCGCTGGAGAACGTGGAATTGCCGCTCACGCTGGCGGGACTGCCCCCACGGGAGCGGCGTGAGCGGGCGCGGGCGCTGCTCGACCAGGTCGGCCTCTCGGGCCGGGCCTCGCACCTGCCCTCGCAGCTCTCGGGCGGGGAGGCGCAGCGGGTCGCCATCGCGCGGGCGCTGGCGCACGACCCGCGCGTGCTGCTCGCCGACGAGCCGACCGGGAACCTCGACTCGCACACGGGCGAGCGGGTGCTGGAGTTGCTCACCGGCCCGGCACGCGAGGGGCGCACGGTGGTGCTAATCACCCACGACCGGGACGTGGCGGCGCTCGCCGACCACACGCTGAGAGTCCGGGACGGGGTGGTGACGGCGGGGGACTGAGGCGCCCTTGGGGTGAGTCGGGGACGAGAGGCAGAGGGAAACCAATCGGCGGCAACAGGCCAGAAGCGAGTCCGCCCGACTCATGCGCTGGCTGACAGACGGATCACCCTCAAGCTGGGACACAAGAGAACATCCAGGCCAGCGCCGGACGCTCTGGAATGGGACCGAGTTGGGCTGAGGCCCTCAGTTCTGCCCGGCGCCTGCCTGTCCCACGCTGGCCTGGGGATCGCGCAACCACAGGGTGCGGCCCCCGGCGTCCCTCAGGCTGACGACGATCTGCGCGCCCTCGCCAGAACGCAGCCCGCGCGCCCCACCGCGGCCGGTGCCCTGGAGGCACGCGCCCTTGCCGCAGCGCCCGCTCTGGGTCGTGGCGGCGCTCCAGACGCCGTCCTCGGTCACGACGTAGACGCCGGTGACCGCCAGGGACGGCAGGGGGGGGCGGCTGCTCTGCACCCGCACGCGGACCTGGAAGGAGTTCCCGTCCAGGCTGGAGGTCGCGTCCGCCTTTAGGCTGCGCCCCGCGATCTGGAGGGCGGTCGGCGCGGCGAGCAGATCCCCGGCCGTGGGGGTGAGGGGTCCGGCCAGAGTGCCGCACGCGCCCAGCAACGCGGCGACGAGGGGCAGAAGCCACGCACGTCTCATGTTCACATGAGTATACAGAAAAACCGCCGGTGGGGGCGGCTCTTCTTCACCATTCTCAGCCCCCGGCTACCAGCTCACGTCCGGGGCCGTGACCACGCGGTCGGCGGGCTGGTCGGTGAGCAGCGTGTACGTGAGGGTGTATGTGCCGGGAATCACCCGCGTGAGCAGGATGGTGTCACCGTCCACCCGGGGCGTGACCCCGGCGAGGCTGGGCCCCTGGACGCTCAGCGGGCCGCGCACGGCGGGCGTGCCCCCGCCAGTCGGGAGGGGGTCGAGGAGGCGCACGTTCTCCAGGGTGCGGTCCACCGTCAGAGTGAGGGTGACGGTGTAGCCCTGCGCGGCGGCCTCCACGCTCTTGCCCAACGTGGCGCGGGCGCCGCCCTGCACGGTGCGGGTCACGTTGGCGCCGCCGGGATTGCGGACGCGGGCCTGCCCGGTCGTGTGCAGGTCGAGGGGATCGAGGATCACCTCGGCGGTGTCCGAGCGGCAGACGCGGACGGGCACCTTCAGGCGCAGGGGGGCGGCGCTGCTGATCTCGCCGGGGACCTCCAGCGGGTAGTCGCTGCTCCAGCCCGCGGGCAGGTTGAGCCGCAGCCGGGCGGGGAGGCGCTGCGGGAAGTCGGTGCGGGCGGTCGCGGTGAGCTGGGTCACGTCGCAGGCGTTCAGCACGTCGGGCGAGGTGACGAGCGAGAGCTCGGTCTGCACCCGGTACTCCAGGGTGACCTTGCCCGTTCCGGCGTCGGCCACCCGGCCGGGCAGGGGCGGCGTGACGGTGCTGCCCGGGACGGTGCCCGGCGTGACGGGGTAGTCGCCGGGCGGGAGCGGCAGCGTGGCGGGCGTGGTGAGGGAGCGCCCGGCGACCTCGAAGGGGATGCCGTTCAGGGGAAGGCGCTCGCCCCCGTACAGGGCCACCGCCTCCACCGTGAGCTGCCCCTGCGGCGGGCGGGCCACGAAGCGCAGCTTGGCGTACCCCGGCTGGGTGCGGATCTCGGTGGGCGAGACGACGTTGCCCACACCCTCGATGATCGCGCTGCTGACCGGCACGTAGCCGGGGGGCAGGCTGGGCCTCACCGAGCCCTCGCCGACCAGGGTGTAGCTCGCGCCGGGCACCGGGCGGCCCTGGGGGTCGACCACGTCCACGAGAAGCTGGCCCGCAATCCTGGCGTTCTCGGGCGGGGTGAAGCCGCCGACCCGGGCCGTCACGGGCTGATCGTTCAGGCGAAAGGAGAGGCGAATCGCGTTGGAATACTGCCGGGTGGTGGGCAGCACCCGCAGGAAGACCTGCCACTCGCCCACCTCCCCCGCCGCGACGGTGAAGCGGTCGGTCGCCGACTTGCCGTTCTCGCTGGGCGTCAGGTTCACCCGCTCGCCGCCGGGCTTCACCGCCCACAGTTCGGCCTCCCCGGGGCCGTCCACGTCGTAGTTCACGAGGGAGAGCGTCCTCCCCACCCAGTCCGCCGGGACGTTCAGCCGGGCGGCGAGGAGGGGCGCCTCCTCCGTGTCGCGGGCGTTCACCGAGAAGTCGCTCGTCTCCAGCCCGAAGGGGGCGGCGGTCCGCAGCGCGTAGGAGTTCTTGCCGTCCCCCCGGCTGCTGACCTTGAGGGTGTATGTGCCCGCCGGGAGGCCGCCCGCGAAGAGGCTTTCCCAGGTGTGCTCGCGGTTCGTGGCATAGCGCCGCTCGGCGACCGTTCCACCGGGGCCGGTCAGCACGAAGGTGGTCTCGAAGGGCTCATTCTTCTGGTACAGCTCGTCGCCGAAGTAGCCCTCACCGCGGCGGCCTTCCACATAGTCGGCGAGGTTGAAGGTGGGGCTGTAGACCTCCAGGCCCAGGGGTTTGCCCGCATTCTCCGGTGAGACACGGATCAGGTAGGTTTCCTGCGCCTGCGGCCACTTCGCGCCCACCGAGACCAGGGGCAGGATGCCGCCCGCGGGATTGCTCGTCTGGGCAGAGGCGGGGCCGCCCAACAGGGCGGTGAGGGTCAGCAGCGTGATGGGGAAGGGAGGGCGTCGCGTGCTCACTGCCCGAGAATCATAACGGGGCGGCTACCATACGGGTGATGCATTCCCGCGCACAGGCCCTGATCTCCGAGTCCGCCCTGGCGGGCAACCTCACGGCCCTGGCGCGGCGGGCCGGGGCGCGGCTGCTGCTTCCCGTCAAGGCGGACGCCTACGGGCACGGGTTGGAGATCGTGGCGCGAATTGCCGCGCGGCACCCCGACGTGTGGGGGCTGGCGGTGGCCGTGCCGCGCGAGGCGGCGGCGCTGGCGCAGCTCAACCCCGGCAAGCCCATCCTGCTCCTCACCCCGCCCATGCCGGAGGAGGTGGGGCCGCTCGCCGACCTGGGGGTGCGGCTCCCGGTCGCCTCGCTCGCGGAGGCCGACGCGCTCCCCGCCCACGCCCGCGCGCACCTGAAGGTGGACACGGGCATGAACCGGCTGGGCGCCCGTCCGGGGGAGGCGGTGGAGATCGGCCTGCGCCTCGCCGGGCGGGGGCTGCTGGAGGGGGTGTACACCCACTTCGCCACCGCCGACGAGCCGGACCTGAGCTTTGCCCGCGAGCAGCTCGCACGGTTCCGGCGCGTGCTCGCCGCGCTGCCCCCGGTCCTGGCCCACGCGGCGAACGGGGGGGGCATCCTGAGTTTCGGGGTGTTGCCGGGGCTGAGTCTGGCGCGGCCCGGGCTCGCCTCGTATGGGTTCGCGCCAGCTCACCTGCGGGAAGCCGTTCCCCTGACCCCCGTGATGACCCTGAGAGCCCGCGTCACGCACGTCCACCCCGTCCATCCCGGCGAGAGCGTCAGTTACGGCGGATTGTGGCGGGCCGGGCGGGAGACCACGGTGGCCACGGTGGGCGTCGGGTACGCGGACGGGTATCCCCGGAATGCGACGGGAAAGGCCTGGGTCCTCGTGCGGGGTGAGCGCCGCCCGGTCCTGGGCCGCATCTGCATGGACCAGATGATGGTGGACGTGACGGGTCTGGACGTGCGGGTCGGCGACTGGGTGGAGGTCTGGGGCCGGAATGAGGTGACGGTGACCGACGTGGCGGGCTGGGCGGACACGGTGGAATACGAGGTGCTGACGGGGGTGGGTCCGCGGGTGGAGCGTCTGGCCGAGGCCGGGGATACTGTTTCCCGAACCCCGCTTCCTTCCAAAGGATGATTGTTCCCTCCCCCCCTGCCCGCTACACTCGCGGGGTGCGCCGCGCTGCCGTAGTTCTCCTCGTCGTTCTCGCGGGCCTGGTGGCCCTGTCCGCCCCCGCTTTCCCGGCCCTGTCGCGGTACGCGGCGCTGCCCCGCAAGGCGGACGGTCCCGTGAATGTGCTGCTCGCGGGCGTCACACCGGATTACGACGACAAGGCGGGGGTCTGGCCCTATCCACCCAAGCCGGAAGATTTCTCCTTCCTAACGGATACGATCATGCTCGCGCAGATGTGGCCCGACGGCCAGGTCAACCTGCTGAGCATTCCCCGCGACACCTGGGTGAACATTCCCGGCCGGGGCTGGAGCAAGATCAACGCGGCGAATCCGGCGGGCGGCCCCGAGCTGCTCGTCCGCACCGTGCAGGACCTGACGGGCGTGCCCATCGACGCCTACGCCCTGCTGTCCCTGAACGCCCTGCGCGCGGTGGCCGAGGCGGCGGGTGGCGTAACGGTGGACGTGCCCACCCGCATGAAGTACGACGACAACGCCGGGCACCTTCACATCGACCTCCAGCCGGGGCGCCAGCACCTCAGCGGCGAGCAGGTCGAGGGCTTCCTGCGCTTCCGTCACGACAACCTGGGCGACATCGGGCGGGTGGCGCGGCAGCAGGCGTTCCTGACGGCCCTGGCGGGGCAGATGAGGAACCCGCTGAACTGGTGGCGCCTGCCCCGGATGGTGGCCGCCATCGACGGCAACATGAAGACGAACCTGACGCGGGGGCAGATCGGGGCGCTCCTGGGCGGCGCGCTGAGCGGCCCCAAGATCAACACCTACACCGTTCCCGGCACCTTCGGCGGGCCGACCTGGGTGCCCGACCGGGCGGGGCTCGCCAACCTGATCGAGGAGCATTTCCGCGATCCCAACGACCCGCGGTCCCTCACGGTGGCGGTCGTGAACGTCGGCGCCCCGGGGGGCAGTGCCCGCCGCCTCAAGGAGCGGCTGGAGGGCCTGGGCTACCGGGATGTCGTCACCTCCAACGGGGAGCGCGCGGACGTGCCCACGACCGTGAGCGGCACATCGGCCCGGGCGGTGCTGCGCGACGTGGGGCACGGGCAGGTTTCACAGGAGCCCGGGGTGCCCGGCGCCGACGTGACGGTGCGGCTGGGCAACGACACCCCGGCGAACTGAGCTTCCGGCAGAGGGCCGGGGACGCCCAGGCTCACCCCGCAAAGAGCAGCAATCCCACGAAGAGCAGGAGTGTCAGGCCCAGAAGCCAGAAGTAGACCTGCCACTCCTCGTCGAAACGCTGCCGGGGGGGAAGCTGACTCACGGCCTGCCGGACGGCGGGAGTCCTCGGGACGAACCACCTCAGCCCCGCGCCCACGAGCAGCGCGGCGAGCTGGCGCAGGGCTTCGGGGAGGGAATCCCGGACTCCCCAGTGTGGAACAAGAAGCCACAGGAGCAGGAAGCTCAGCCCTCCCGCCAGGGCGGGCAGCCTGGCCAGCACCCACAGGCGCGCCTCCCCCATTCCTTCTACGGTACGCCGCCCACTCTTACGATTCCGTCACCCGTTCGGGACGGCCTTTGTGACGGTCTTCCCCGCCCCGCCGCGAGGATGAGGTATACTCCGCTCAGACATTCCTCGAACCGAGGTGGGTGCCCGGCCCACCTTTTTTCGTGGAGGGGGTGGTTTCCGGCCTGCTGCGAGCGGCCCACAATATGAATAACAACGCAACCCACAACTCAACCGACCTGCACGCCCTCGCCGACGGCGTCCTGCGGCCCCTGGGGTACGAGGTGCTCGACGTGCAGGTGCAGAATCCCGGACGGCGGCCCGTCGTGGTCATCCGCATGGACCGCCTGGACGAGCAGCCCATCACCGTCGAGGACCTGGAGGCCGCCAGCCGCGCGGTGGGCGCCGAGTTCGACCGGGTGGACCCCATCGCGGGCGAGTACCGCCTGGAGCTGGAGTCGCCGGGGGCCAAGCGGCCGCTGACCCGCGCCCGGCACTACGAGCGCATGATCGGCCTCAAGGCCCGGGTGCGCGGCGACGGTCACGCCTTCACCGCGCCCATCAAGGCGGTGGACGGCGAGCAGGTCACCTTCGACGTGGGGGGCGAGGACGTGACGCTGACCGTGGGAACGTTCCAGGGCCACCTCGCCGAGTTCCCGGACCGGCACCGCTAAAACCGAATACGAGAGGAAGAGTGAGATGACCCAAGGTGAATTCAATTTCGCGGACGCGCTGCGTGAGGTCGCGCAGCAACGCAACATCAACGAGATGCAACTGATCGAGGCCTTCGAGCAGTCGCTCGCGCAGGCCTACACCCGCAACGTGGAGCCCGACCGCCGGGTAGAGGTCCACCTCGACCCCGTGAGCGGCGAACTCGAGGTCCTGATCGTGCGCGAGGTCGTCGAGAAGGTGGAGGACGAGAACCTCCAGATTTCGCTCGCCGACGCGCTCGAACTCGACCCCGGCGTCGAGATCGGCATGGAGATGGAGTTCCCGGTGGACCGCGAGAAGTTCTCCCGGATCGCCCTCCAGGCCGCCAAGCAGACCCTGACCCAGAAGATGCGCGAGACCGAGCGCAACGTGGTCTACAACGAGTACAAGGACCGCGAGGGCCAGGTGCTCACCGCGCAGGTCGTCCGCAGCGACAACAAGGGCAACTGGTTCGTCGAACTCGGCGCGGGCGAGGCGATCCTGCCCCCCCGCGAGCAGATTCCCGGCGAGAAGCTGGTGCCCGGCAACCGCGTCAAGATCTACCTCAAGGAAGTCCGCAAGACGCCCAAGGGGCCGACCATCCTGGCGAGCCGCGCCGACGAGCGGCTGCTCGACTACCTGCTGCGCCAGGAAATCCCCGAGGTCGCCAACGGCATCGTGGAGGTCAAGGCGATTGCGCGCGAGGCGGGGCAGCGGTCGAAGGTGGCGGTGTTTTCCCATAACCCGAACGTGGACCCCATCGGCGCCTGCATCGGGCACCGCGGCAACCGCATCCAGGCGGTGACGGGCGAACTGGGGCGCGAGCGCGTGGACGTGATCCTGTGGGACGCGAACACCCGCGACTTCATCCGCAACGCGCTGTCGCCCGCGAAGGTGGGCCTGATCGAGGTCCAGCCCGACATCCGCGAGGCGACGGTGACGGTCACGCCCGACCAGCTCTCGCTCGCCATCGGCAAGGGCGGGCAAAACGTGCGGCTGGCGGCCAAGCTGACGGGCTTCAAGATCGACCTGCGCGAGACGGCGGCGGTCAGCGACCTCGACGCCGCGATGCAGCAGGCCATGCAGGACGAGCGGGGGGGCGCGGGCAAGGGCAACGCGGCCGCCTCCGCCTTCGATGCGCTGTTCCGCGACAGCAAGTCGGTGGCGACCGCCAGCCCGGACGACACGCAGGAGTAAGGTCGCTTGACCGCCGCGCCCAAGCCCCGCCATATCCCGGAGCGCACCTGCGTCGCCTGCCGCCGCAAGCGTCCGCAGCCCGAGTTCGTGCGGGTGACGCGGACGGTGGAGGGGTGGAGGGTGCTGGCGGGAAACCGCACGGGACGGGGCGCCTACGTGTGCGCCGACTCGCCCGCCTGCTGGGCGGAGAAGCGGCTGCGGCGGGCCTTCGGGGCGAGTGCTCCGCTGGTCAGCGCGGACCTGCAAGCCCTCAACCCTGCCATGAACGACACATCCACAGGTCAGACCATGACAAGCTGATCTGCTGCCCGCGCCCCCCGGGGACACGCGGGCCTCACCGGAGGTGAGCATGTCGAAAGTTCGCATCTATACCCTCGCCCGTGATCTGGGCGTGGACAACAACAAAATGCTGGAAATCCTCGACGGGCTGGGCGTCTCGTACAAGAGCGTGAGCTCCACCATCGAGGAGGACACCGTCGAACTCATCAAGCAGATTCTGGAGGAGGAGGCT is drawn from Deinococcus aerius and contains these coding sequences:
- a CDS encoding aminotransferase family protein, which gives rise to MTDSSVFYRSRKPYPTAVRGEGVYLFDAGGRRYLDGSSGALVANIGHGRVEVAEALARQARELPFVHGSQFTSPVLEEYAARLMGFLGLPGFRFWAVSGGSEANESAIKLARQYHVERGEPGRYKVITRVPSYHGASLGALAASGMGARRAIYSPLINEAAWPKMPKPDPSLPGEEDAERLRGVLEEAGPSSVAAFIAEPVVGASDAALTPNAGYHKRIAEICREYGVLFIADEVMSGMGRCGAPLAVRLGGDVTPDLVVLGKGLAAGYAPLAGLAASARVYDTVMNGSGGFKHGFTYAGHPVSVAAGLAVLDVVEREGLTERARVQGERLLAGLRELREKYPVVLEARGQGLLLGLVLGDPTTGAAFGTPGVADRVAKAALSRGLITYPGTGAVDGTRGDHLLLGPPLTITDAELGEMLAALDGALEAATREQVGTA
- a CDS encoding ABC transporter permease, with translation MNPSDLWKLAWKGLTRRPVRTLLTALGITVAVASMVVFLSLGEGIRKVFTAELGGIGPDVQVSLSGLTQGFAPQPNLPQSVVGDLQKLSGELGITSVTPVVMTVRGSLDVTQSAVLYGLPAAQGVGAVFPNTPAARGRSLTPADEGQGVAVVGAKAAQNLHLGLGSVLNLNRRSRVKVVGVLAPKSGLVDSFIFLPLTTLQRAEGAQGRVSLVALKLANPRNARLVADTVSKRLNVEAQTQSDFLSFVDRALRISDAVRFGISLIALIVGGLAVANTVMMGVFERTREFGTLRAIGARPGFVRGLVLSESLLLALAGGVGGLILGLGGIAAVNAYTQQLAGIDAAALTPRLTLLALGISLLLGLLSGLLPARAASRLGITDALGRV
- a CDS encoding ABC transporter ATP-binding protein, whose amino-acid sequence is MTGSCVLRVEGLSRIYPSGEGTVTALAPFTHAFPPGMTAVVGPSGSGKSTLLNLLAGFDTPTTGRVWVDGTDLHALPEAGRADFRLANYGFVFQSHNLVTILTALENVELPLTLAGLPPRERRERARALLDQVGLSGRASHLPSQLSGGEAQRVAIARALAHDPRVLLADEPTGNLDSHTGERVLELLTGPAREGRTVVLITHDRDVAALADHTLRVRDGVVTAGD
- the alr gene encoding alanine racemase, producing MHSRAQALISESALAGNLTALARRAGARLLLPVKADAYGHGLEIVARIAARHPDVWGLAVAVPREAAALAQLNPGKPILLLTPPMPEEVGPLADLGVRLPVASLAEADALPAHARAHLKVDTGMNRLGARPGEAVEIGLRLAGRGLLEGVYTHFATADEPDLSFAREQLARFRRVLAALPPVLAHAANGGGILSFGVLPGLSLARPGLASYGFAPAHLREAVPLTPVMTLRARVTHVHPVHPGESVSYGGLWRAGRETTVATVGVGYADGYPRNATGKAWVLVRGERRPVLGRICMDQMMVDVTGLDVRVGDWVEVWGRNEVTVTDVAGWADTVEYEVLTGVGPRVERLAEAGDTVSRTPLPSKG
- a CDS encoding LCP family protein — protein: MRRAAVVLLVVLAGLVALSAPAFPALSRYAALPRKADGPVNVLLAGVTPDYDDKAGVWPYPPKPEDFSFLTDTIMLAQMWPDGQVNLLSIPRDTWVNIPGRGWSKINAANPAGGPELLVRTVQDLTGVPIDAYALLSLNALRAVAEAAGGVTVDVPTRMKYDDNAGHLHIDLQPGRQHLSGEQVEGFLRFRHDNLGDIGRVARQQAFLTALAGQMRNPLNWWRLPRMVAAIDGNMKTNLTRGQIGALLGGALSGPKINTYTVPGTFGGPTWVPDRAGLANLIEEHFRDPNDPRSLTVAVVNVGAPGGSARRLKERLEGLGYRDVVTSNGERADVPTTVSGTSARAVLRDVGHGQVSQEPGVPGADVTVRLGNDTPAN
- the rimP gene encoding ribosome maturation factor RimP yields the protein MNNNATHNSTDLHALADGVLRPLGYEVLDVQVQNPGRRPVVVIRMDRLDEQPITVEDLEAASRAVGAEFDRVDPIAGEYRLELESPGAKRPLTRARHYERMIGLKARVRGDGHAFTAPIKAVDGEQVTFDVGGEDVTLTVGTFQGHLAEFPDRHR
- the nusA gene encoding transcription termination factor NusA; this encodes MTQGEFNFADALREVAQQRNINEMQLIEAFEQSLAQAYTRNVEPDRRVEVHLDPVSGELEVLIVREVVEKVEDENLQISLADALELDPGVEIGMEMEFPVDREKFSRIALQAAKQTLTQKMRETERNVVYNEYKDREGQVLTAQVVRSDNKGNWFVELGAGEAILPPREQIPGEKLVPGNRVKIYLKEVRKTPKGPTILASRADERLLDYLLRQEIPEVANGIVEVKAIAREAGQRSKVAVFSHNPNVDPIGACIGHRGNRIQAVTGELGRERVDVILWDANTRDFIRNALSPAKVGLIEVQPDIREATVTVTPDQLSLAIGKGGQNVRLAAKLTGFKIDLRETAAVSDLDAAMQQAMQDERGGAGKGNAAASAFDALFRDSKSVATASPDDTQE
- a CDS encoding YlxR family protein; this encodes MTAAPKPRHIPERTCVACRRKRPQPEFVRVTRTVEGWRVLAGNRTGRGAYVCADSPACWAEKRLRRAFGASAPLVSADLQALNPAMNDTSTGQTMTS